Genomic window (Streptomyces cadmiisoli):
ACTGCGGGCGCTGACCGTGGACGCGTTGCCGTACCACGAGGCGGGCGGCTCGGCCGCGCAGGAGCTCGGCTGCTCGCTGGCGACCGGTGTCGCCTGGCTGCGGGAGCTGACCTCGGCGGGCATGGGCGTCGCGCAGGCCTGCGCCCAGCTGGAGTTCCGTTACGCGGCCACCGCCGACCAGTTCCTGACGATCGCCAAGCTGCGGGCCGCGCGCCGGCTGTGGGCGCGGGTGGCCGAGGTCTCGGGGGCCGCCGAGGCGGGGGCGCAGCGTCAGCACGCGGTGACCTCGCCGGTGATGATGACCCGCCGCGACCCGTGGGTGAACATGCTGCGCACGACCGTGGCGGCGCTCGCCGCCGGGGCGGGCGGCGCCGACGCCGTCACCGTGCTGCCCTTCGACCACGCGCTCGGTCTGCCGGACGCGTTCGCGCGGCGCATCGCCCGCAACACCTCCACGATCCTCATCGAGGAGTCCCACCTGACCCGGGTGATCGACCCGGCGGGCGGCTCCTGGTACGTGGAACGGCTCACCGACGAACTGGCCCGCGCGGGCTGGGAGTTCTTCCAGGGCATCGAGCGTTCGGGAGGCCTCGCCGCCGCCCTGCGCTCGGGCCGGCTCGGCGACGACCTCGCGCGCACCTGGCAGAAGCGCAGCGCAAAGCTGGCCGGACGGCGTGAACCGATCACCGGTGTCAGCGAGTTCCCGCACCTCGCCGAACGGCCGGTGGAGCGCGCGCCGGCGCCGCGCGGCCCGTCCGGCGGGCTGCCGCGGGTGCGGCGCGACGAGGCGTTCGAGGCGCTGCGGGCCCGCTCCGACGCCCACCTCACGGCGACCGGCCGCCGGCCGCGGATCTTCCTGGCCGCGCTCGGCCCCGCCGCCGCCCACACCGCGCGCCTCGCCTTCGCCTCGAACCTGTTCCAGGCCGGCGGCATCGAGCCGGTCACCGAGGGCGGGTTCGAGGACAGCGGCGCGACCGAGGCGTGTCTGTGCTCCAGCGACACGGTGTACGCGGAGCGGGCCGCCGACGCCGCCCGGGACCTCAGGGCCGCGGGCGCCCGCCGGGTGTTCCTGGCCGGCCGCCCCGGTGAGTACGACGGTGTCGACGACCACGTCTTCGCCGGCTGCGACGCCGTCGCCGTGCTGACCGCCACCCTCGACCGCATGGGAGTGTCCTGATGGGCGAGATCCCCGACTTCACCGGTATCGAGCTGGGGACCCCGGCCGCCGGGGGCGGCGCCGACGAGTGGCGCTCGGCCCTGAAGAAGGCCACCGGCGGGGACGACCTGCTCTGGGAGACCCCGGAGGGCATCACCGTCAAGCCGCTGTACACGGGGCAGGACCTGGAGGGCCTGGACTTCCTGGGGACCTACCCGGGCATCGCCCCGTACCTGCGCGGCCCGTACCCGACGATGTACGTCAACCAGCCCTGGACGATCCGCCAGTACGCGGGTTTCTCCACCGCGGAGGAGTCCAACGCCTTCTACCGGCGCAATCTGGCGGCCGGCCAGAAGGGCCTGTCCGTCGCCTTCGACCTGCCCACGCACCGCGGCTACGACAGCGACCACCCGCGCGTGACCGGTGACGTCGGCATGGCGGGCGTGGCGATCGACTCGATCTACGACATGCGCCAGCTGTTCGACGGCATCCCGCTGGACCGGATGACGGTGTCGATGACGATGAACGGCGCCGTGCTGCCCGTGCTCGCGCTGTACATCGTGGCGGCCGAGGAGCAGGGTGTGCCGCCGGAGAAGCTGGCGGGGACCATCCAGAACGACATCCTCAAGGAGTTCATGGTCCGCAACACCTACATCTATCCGCCGAAGCCGTCGATGCGGATCATCTCCGACATCTTCGCCTTCACCTCGCAGCGGATGCCGCGCTACAACTCCATCTCCATCTCCGGCTACCACATCCAGGAGGCGGGCGCGACGGCCGACCTGGAGCTGGCGTACACCCTCGCGGACGGTGTGGAGTACATCCGGGCGGGCCGCGAGGCCGGACTGGACGTGGACGCGTTCGCGCCGCGGCTGTCCTTCTTCTGGGCGATCGGCATGAACTTCTTCATGGAGATCGCCAAGCTGCGGGCGGCCCGGCTGCTGTGGGCCAAGCTGGTCGGACAGTTCGAGCCGAAGAACGCCAAGTCGCTGTCCCTGCGCACCCATTCGCAGACCTCGGGCTGGTCGCTGACGGCGCAGGACGTGTTCAACAACGTCACGCGCACGTGTGTGGAGGCGATGGCGGCCACCCAGGGCCACACCCAGTCGCT
Coding sequences:
- a CDS encoding methylmalonyl-CoA mutase family protein — protein: MTVLPDDGLSLAAEFSDATREQWQRLVAGVLLKSGRQVEGAAAEDALSTTLEDGLRIRPLYTGHDTAPEPGLPGFAPFVRGGRPEGSTAGGWDVRQRHTVPDPSAVLTDLENGVTSLWLVVGEGGIPVESLGRVLEGVYLDLAPVALDAGADVESAARELLRLYAERGVDTRAVRGGLGADPLGHEARTGRAADFAPATRLALRCAEEYPGLRALTVDALPYHEAGGSAAQELGCSLATGVAWLRELTSAGMGVAQACAQLEFRYAATADQFLTIAKLRAARRLWARVAEVSGAAEAGAQRQHAVTSPVMMTRRDPWVNMLRTTVAALAAGAGGADAVTVLPFDHALGLPDAFARRIARNTSTILIEESHLTRVIDPAGGSWYVERLTDELARAGWEFFQGIERSGGLAAALRSGRLGDDLARTWQKRSAKLAGRREPITGVSEFPHLAERPVERAPAPRGPSGGLPRVRRDEAFEALRARSDAHLTATGRRPRIFLAALGPAAAHTARLAFASNLFQAGGIEPVTEGGFEDSGATEACLCSSDTVYAERAADAARDLRAAGARRVFLAGRPGEYDGVDDHVFAGCDAVAVLTATLDRMGVS
- the scpA gene encoding methylmalonyl-CoA mutase produces the protein MGEIPDFTGIELGTPAAGGGADEWRSALKKATGGDDLLWETPEGITVKPLYTGQDLEGLDFLGTYPGIAPYLRGPYPTMYVNQPWTIRQYAGFSTAEESNAFYRRNLAAGQKGLSVAFDLPTHRGYDSDHPRVTGDVGMAGVAIDSIYDMRQLFDGIPLDRMTVSMTMNGAVLPVLALYIVAAEEQGVPPEKLAGTIQNDILKEFMVRNTYIYPPKPSMRIISDIFAFTSQRMPRYNSISISGYHIQEAGATADLELAYTLADGVEYIRAGREAGLDVDAFAPRLSFFWAIGMNFFMEIAKLRAARLLWAKLVGQFEPKNAKSLSLRTHSQTSGWSLTAQDVFNNVTRTCVEAMAATQGHTQSLHTNALDEALALPTDFSARIARNTQLLIQQESGTTRVIDPWGGSAYVEKLTYDLARRAWQHIQEVEQAGGMAQAIDAGIPKLRVEEAAARTQARIDSGRQPVIGMNKYRVDSDEQIEVLKVDNSSVRAQQIDKLRRLRAERDETACRDALDALTRAAGGDGNLLELAVHAARAKATVGEISDALEKVYGRHASQIRTISGVYRNEAGESPAVDRTRTLVDSFEEAEGRRPRILVAKMGQDGHDRGQKVIATAFADLGFDVDVGPLFQTPAEVARQAVEADVHIVGVSSLAAGHLTLVPALREELAAEGREDIVVVVGGVIPPQDVPTLLEMGAVAVFGPGTVIPDAAHDLVRRLAAGLGHEL